The proteins below are encoded in one region of Nitrosomonas ureae:
- a CDS encoding ribulose bisphosphate carboxylase small subunit produces MMTNQGNIVTQGQFSFLPPLTDKQISAQLKYALKNGWAIGIEYTDDPHPRNTYWEMFGNPMFDLKDPAGILLEINSCRKTFPNHYIRVTAFNSTRGVESPTMSYIVNRPKKEPGFSLVRQEGAGRSVSYTIHSYATDKPEAERY; encoded by the coding sequence ATGATGACTAATCAAGGTAATATAGTTACACAGGGACAATTTTCTTTCCTGCCCCCGCTGACCGATAAGCAAATCTCGGCACAGCTTAAGTACGCGCTGAAAAATGGCTGGGCAATAGGAATTGAATATACCGATGATCCTCATCCACGCAATACCTATTGGGAAATGTTCGGCAATCCAATGTTTGATTTGAAGGATCCGGCAGGAATTTTGCTGGAAATCAATAGTTGCCGCAAAACTTTTCCAAACCACTATATTCGCGTGACTGCATTTAACTCGACACGCGGTGTGGAAAGTCCAACCATGTCGTATATTGTCAACAGACCCAAGAAAGAGCCAGGGTTTAGTTTAGTACGCCAGGAAGGTGCTGGACGAAGCGTTAGTTACACCATTCATTCCTATGCAACCGACAAACCGGAAGCAGAACGTTACTAG
- a CDS encoding ribulose-bisphosphate carboxylase large subunit: MASQTMKEGKERYQSGVIPYKKMGYWEPAYVPKDTDVIAMFRITPQPGVDHEEAAAAVAGESSTATWTVVWTDRLTACELYRAKAYKSELVPNTGPGTNNEAQYFAYIAYDIDLFEEGSIANLTASIIGNVFGFKAVKALRLEDMRIPVAYLKTFQGPATGIVVERERLDKFGRPLLGATTKPKLGLSGRNYGRVVYEGLKGGLDFMKDDENINSQPFMHWRDRFLYCMEAVNKASAATGEVKGHYLNVTAGTMEDMYERAEFAKSLGSVIVMIDLVIGYTAIQSMAKWARRNDMILHLHRAGNSTYSRQKNHGMNFRVICKWMRMAGVDHIHAGTVVGKLEGDPLMIKGFYDTLRETRTEKSLEHGLFFDQEWASLNKCMPVASGGIHAGQMHQLIDYLGEDVILQFGGGTIGHPQGIQAGAVANRVALEAMIMARNEGRDYVKEGPQILADAAKWCTPLKQALDTWKDITFNYDSTDTADFVPSTTANA, encoded by the coding sequence ATGGCTTCACAAACGATGAAAGAAGGTAAAGAACGTTACCAATCAGGGGTTATTCCGTACAAAAAAATGGGTTATTGGGAACCTGCTTATGTACCCAAAGACACGGATGTTATCGCCATGTTCCGTATTACACCACAACCCGGCGTGGATCATGAAGAAGCTGCAGCTGCAGTTGCTGGTGAATCTTCCACCGCGACCTGGACCGTAGTATGGACTGACCGACTAACCGCTTGTGAGCTTTATCGTGCCAAAGCATATAAGTCAGAGCTGGTACCTAACACAGGCCCGGGTACCAATAACGAGGCGCAATACTTTGCCTATATCGCTTATGACATCGATTTATTCGAAGAAGGCTCGATCGCAAACTTAACCGCGTCCATCATCGGTAACGTGTTTGGTTTCAAAGCGGTCAAAGCACTGCGTCTTGAAGATATGCGCATTCCTGTGGCTTACCTGAAAACTTTCCAAGGCCCTGCAACGGGTATCGTGGTTGAGCGTGAACGCTTGGATAAATTCGGTCGCCCATTACTTGGCGCCACCACTAAACCAAAACTAGGTCTCTCAGGCAGGAACTATGGCCGCGTGGTTTACGAAGGACTCAAAGGCGGCCTGGATTTCATGAAAGATGATGAGAATATTAATTCACAACCTTTTATGCATTGGCGCGATCGTTTTCTGTATTGCATGGAAGCAGTGAATAAAGCATCTGCTGCCACCGGAGAAGTCAAAGGACATTATTTGAATGTTACGGCCGGCACCATGGAAGACATGTATGAAAGAGCAGAGTTTGCAAAGTCTCTGGGTTCAGTTATTGTCATGATCGATTTGGTGATCGGTTATACCGCGATTCAATCGATGGCGAAATGGGCACGCAGGAACGACATGATATTGCACTTGCATCGCGCAGGTAATTCGACTTATTCACGCCAAAAAAATCACGGCATGAATTTCCGCGTAATTTGTAAGTGGATGCGTATGGCGGGCGTCGATCATATTCACGCAGGCACAGTTGTTGGAAAATTGGAAGGTGATCCGCTTATGATCAAAGGTTTTTACGATACTCTACGCGAAACCCGTACTGAAAAAAGCCTGGAACATGGATTGTTCTTTGATCAGGAATGGGCATCATTGAATAAATGCATGCCGGTTGCATCAGGCGGTATTCATGCAGGCCAAATGCATCAGTTGATCGATTATCTCGGAGAAGATGTAATACTACAGTTCGGTGGCGGTACCATTGGACACCCTCAAGGCATTCAGGCTGGGGCAGTAGCAAACCGTGTAGCACTCGAAGCTATGATTATGGCGCGCAATGAAGGGCGGGATTACGTAAAAGAAGGCCCGCAAATTCTTGCAGATGCAGCGAAATGGTGCACGCCGCTCAAACAAGCATTGGATACGTGGAAAGATATCACCTTTAATTACGACTCCACAGATACCGCTGACTTTGTGCCTTCCACAACTGCAAACGCTTAA
- the ppsA gene encoding phosphoenolpyruvate synthase — protein sequence MTQYIAWFEQLTMKDVNRVGGKNASLGEMISQLAQAGVSVPAGFATTTQAYREFLIANGLVDRINHRLNGLDVDDIPALTAAGRTIRSWVLDAALPAAISQAIAQAYEVLAAYDEKRDEVSFAVRSSATAEDLADASFAGQQETLLNVRGLDQIMAAIKIVFASLYNDRAIAYRVHQNFPHDKVYLSAGIQKMVRSDLGASGVMFTLDTESGFRDVVFITSAYGLGETIVQGIVNPDEFYVYKRGLAAGKPAILSRRLGTKTIEMIYGENTDGRDAADSYTLTRDVEHARRTRFSLSDAQVEALARQAMIIEQHYGRPMDIEWALDGLDEQLYIVQARPETVESRSTTVLDRYKLNGKGVVLTEGRSIGSRIGQGAARLIMGVDQMHKIQSGDVLVTDMTDPDWEPIMKRASAIVTNRGGRTCHAAIVAREMGIPAVVGCGDATGSIKDGVDVTVSCAEGDTGFVYEGMLPFEHITSDTGQLPDLPVKMMLNVGNPSHAFSFSRMPNQGVGLARLEFIINNMIGIHPKALLEFDRLPDALKQTIGARIAGYQNPVDFYVEKLIEGIATLAAAFYPHAVIVRTSDFKSNEYANLIGGNRYEPQEENPMIGFRGASRYVSAAFRDCFELECQALRKVRDEMGLTNVEIMIPFCRTLEEAEQVTLLLASHGLARGQNGLRLIMMCEIPSNAVLAEEFLQFFDGFSIGSNDMTQLTLGIDRDSSLVAHVFDERNPAVRKLLKMAIDACHKQGKYIGICGQGPSDYPDFAAWLYEQGISSLSLNPDSVLQTWLDLAKLSES from the coding sequence ATGACTCAATATATTGCCTGGTTTGAGCAACTGACGATGAAAGATGTAAACCGAGTTGGCGGTAAGAATGCCTCGCTGGGTGAAATGATCAGTCAACTTGCGCAAGCAGGGGTTAGTGTGCCTGCAGGCTTTGCCACCACGACGCAAGCATACCGTGAGTTTTTGATCGCTAATGGATTGGTCGACCGCATCAATCATCGGCTGAATGGACTGGATGTTGATGATATCCCTGCGCTGACTGCCGCCGGCCGAACTATCCGAAGCTGGGTGCTGGATGCCGCGCTGCCAGCCGCTATTTCACAAGCGATAGCACAAGCCTACGAAGTACTGGCTGCCTATGACGAGAAGCGCGATGAGGTTTCTTTTGCCGTGCGCTCTTCAGCGACTGCCGAGGACTTGGCCGATGCCTCATTTGCCGGCCAGCAGGAAACATTGCTGAACGTTCGCGGGCTGGATCAAATCATGGCAGCGATCAAAATCGTATTTGCTTCACTGTATAACGACCGAGCAATTGCGTATCGCGTGCATCAGAATTTTCCTCACGACAAAGTGTATTTGTCTGCCGGGATTCAGAAAATGGTACGCAGCGACTTGGGCGCGAGCGGGGTGATGTTTACCCTGGATACCGAATCCGGTTTCCGGGATGTGGTTTTCATCACGTCGGCGTATGGGCTGGGTGAAACCATCGTGCAGGGCATTGTCAATCCGGATGAATTCTATGTATACAAACGTGGACTTGCGGCCGGTAAGCCGGCCATTTTATCGCGACGTTTAGGTACCAAAACCATCGAGATGATTTACGGCGAGAACACAGATGGCAGAGATGCGGCGGATTCATATACGCTGACACGCGATGTTGAACATGCGCGGCGCACACGTTTTTCTCTATCGGATGCTCAGGTGGAGGCATTGGCGCGCCAAGCCATGATCATCGAACAGCATTATGGCCGTCCTATGGATATCGAATGGGCATTAGACGGACTGGATGAGCAGTTGTACATTGTGCAGGCGCGCCCGGAAACCGTGGAAAGCCGATCTACAACGGTTCTGGATCGATATAAGCTTAATGGCAAAGGTGTGGTGTTGACCGAAGGCCGTTCGATTGGCAGCAGGATTGGTCAGGGAGCAGCGCGTTTGATCATGGGAGTGGATCAGATGCATAAAATTCAGTCGGGCGATGTGCTGGTGACGGATATGACGGATCCCGATTGGGAGCCGATCATGAAACGCGCATCGGCCATTGTGACCAACCGTGGCGGGCGCACCTGCCATGCGGCGATTGTAGCCAGGGAAATGGGTATTCCGGCGGTGGTTGGTTGCGGCGATGCAACCGGGTCGATCAAAGACGGAGTGGACGTGACAGTGTCCTGTGCAGAAGGTGATACCGGGTTTGTCTATGAGGGAATGCTGCCATTCGAACATATTACGTCCGATACCGGTCAATTGCCGGATTTGCCGGTCAAAATGATGCTGAATGTGGGTAACCCTTCACATGCTTTTTCTTTCTCGCGCATGCCGAATCAAGGGGTTGGATTGGCCCGGCTGGAATTTATTATCAATAACATGATCGGTATTCATCCCAAGGCGTTGCTGGAATTCGACCGGCTGCCCGATGCGCTGAAGCAGACTATCGGCGCCCGTATTGCAGGCTATCAAAACCCCGTTGATTTTTATGTTGAAAAATTGATCGAAGGCATTGCTACGCTGGCGGCGGCATTTTATCCACATGCGGTGATTGTGCGCACGTCCGACTTTAAATCAAATGAGTATGCCAATCTGATTGGGGGAAATCGTTATGAGCCTCAAGAAGAAAACCCGATGATCGGTTTTCGCGGTGCTTCGCGCTATGTGTCGGCTGCCTTTCGTGATTGTTTTGAACTCGAATGCCAGGCATTACGCAAAGTACGCGACGAGATGGGACTGACCAATGTTGAAATCATGATTCCATTCTGCCGTACGTTGGAGGAAGCTGAGCAGGTAACCTTGTTGCTGGCATCGCATGGATTGGCGCGGGGGCAGAATGGTTTGCGGCTAATCATGATGTGCGAGATTCCTTCCAATGCAGTATTGGCGGAAGAATTTTTACAGTTCTTTGATGGTTTTTCCATCGGTTCCAACGACATGACGCAACTGACGCTGGGAATTGATCGCGACTCGAGCCTTGTTGCTCATGTGTTTGACGAACGCAATCCGGCGGTCAGGAAACTGCTGAAAATGGCTATCGATGCATGTCATAAGCAAGGAAAGTATATCGGCATTTGCGGGCAAGGCCCTTCGGATTACCCGGATTTTGCCGCTTGGCTGTATGAACAGGGTATCAGCAGCTTATCGCTAAACCCCGATTCGGTGCTGCAAACCTGGCTTGATCTGGCAAAACTGAGCGAATCATGA
- a CDS encoding LysR family transcriptional regulator, producing the protein MRHSTLRQLEVFEAIARLKSFTRAAEELFLTQPTVSMQVKKLTEEIGLPLFEQVGKKIYLTDAGEELYRTCLGIFDHFSRFEMIASDMKGLKSGKLRLAVVTTAKYFVPRLLGMFCQKYPGIDVALKVTNREHILERLTGNQDDLYILGQIPDAVDAVAEIFLDNQLVVLASADHPLATEKKIPIKRICDEPFIMREPGSGTRIATELFFSKHNKKLKVRMELGSNEAIKQTVAGRLGIAVLSRHTLALDAQIGQLAILDVEGFPIERHWYFAYSSGKQLSIVAQTFLSYLRQANNLLDNMTCRHMTSGHCPLLENETSIRSGGEASV; encoded by the coding sequence ATGCGTCATAGCACGTTACGGCAGCTTGAGGTTTTTGAGGCGATTGCTCGATTGAAGAGTTTTACCCGAGCAGCTGAGGAATTATTTCTGACACAACCGACAGTATCGATGCAAGTCAAGAAGTTGACCGAAGAGATTGGTCTGCCATTATTTGAGCAAGTCGGCAAGAAAATCTATCTGACCGATGCGGGAGAAGAGCTTTATCGAACCTGTCTGGGCATTTTTGACCATTTCTCACGTTTCGAGATGATTGCTTCCGACATGAAGGGGTTGAAATCAGGGAAGCTTCGGCTCGCGGTAGTGACCACTGCAAAATACTTCGTGCCGCGATTATTGGGGATGTTTTGCCAGAAATACCCTGGCATTGACGTTGCGCTGAAAGTGACGAATCGCGAGCATATCCTGGAGCGATTAACCGGTAACCAGGATGATCTCTATATCTTAGGCCAAATTCCGGACGCAGTTGATGCGGTGGCGGAAATTTTTTTGGATAATCAATTGGTTGTTTTGGCATCTGCTGATCATCCCTTGGCAACTGAAAAAAAGATCCCCATCAAGCGCATTTGTGATGAACCTTTTATTATGCGAGAGCCAGGTTCCGGAACAAGAATAGCGACTGAGCTTTTTTTCTCAAAACATAATAAAAAACTGAAGGTTCGCATGGAGTTAGGTAGCAACGAAGCGATTAAGCAAACCGTCGCAGGCAGATTGGGTATTGCTGTATTATCGCGACATACACTGGCACTGGATGCGCAGATAGGTCAGCTGGCAATACTGGATGTTGAGGGGTTTCCGATTGAACGCCATTGGTATTTTGCTTATTCATCCGGAAAGCAGTTGTCGATTGTCGCGCAGACATTCTTAAGCTATTTACGGCAGGCTAATAATTTGCTCGATAACATGACATGCCGCCATATGACTTCCGGGCATTGCCCACTATTGGAAAATGAGACAAGCATAAGATCCGGTGGGGAGGCGTCAGTGTAA
- the cbbX gene encoding CbbX protein, producing the protein MSKQSKNLISSKDPSIDLDAEFRNTNIQEVLDKLDRELIGLIPVKTRIRETAALLLVDRVRKQLGLSAGAPSLHMCFTGNPGTGKTTVALRMAEILHRLGYVREGHLVSVTRDDLVGQYIGHTAPKTKEVIKKAMGGVLFIDEAYYLYKPENERDYGAESIEILLQTMENNREDLVVILAGYKDRMDKFFHSNPGMRSRIAHHIDFPDYGADELVSIAKLMLETQNYCFSTAGEEAFGKYIRLRMKSEHFANARSVRNALDRARLRQANRLFSGTKKSLSKNDLITLEAEDILASRVFLEATPDSKPKAKKAD; encoded by the coding sequence ATGTCTAAGCAATCTAAAAACTTAATTTCATCCAAAGATCCATCAATTGATCTGGATGCAGAGTTCCGCAACACAAATATCCAAGAAGTACTGGATAAACTGGACCGTGAGTTGATTGGCTTAATTCCTGTGAAGACTCGTATTCGTGAGACTGCAGCATTGTTGCTGGTCGATCGTGTTCGCAAGCAACTGGGATTATCCGCGGGCGCCCCCAGTTTACATATGTGCTTTACCGGAAACCCCGGCACCGGGAAAACGACAGTAGCGCTACGCATGGCGGAAATCCTGCACCGCTTGGGCTATGTGCGTGAGGGTCACCTGGTTTCAGTAACCCGGGACGATTTAGTTGGTCAATATATCGGACATACTGCACCCAAAACAAAAGAAGTGATAAAGAAAGCGATGGGCGGTGTTCTTTTCATCGATGAAGCTTATTACCTATATAAGCCAGAGAATGAACGTGATTATGGTGCGGAATCCATAGAAATTCTGTTGCAAACGATGGAAAATAACCGCGAAGATTTGGTTGTCATTCTGGCTGGTTATAAAGATCGCATGGATAAATTTTTTCATAGCAATCCTGGTATGCGTTCGCGTATCGCGCACCACATCGACTTTCCTGATTACGGTGCAGACGAGCTAGTTTCGATCGCAAAATTGATGTTGGAAACCCAGAATTATTGTTTTAGCACAGCCGGGGAAGAGGCTTTTGGAAAATATATCCGCTTGCGTATGAAATCGGAGCATTTTGCAAACGCCCGCTCGGTTCGTAACGCTCTTGATCGGGCTAGACTGCGTCAGGCAAACCGTTTATTTTCCGGAACCAAGAAATCATTGTCCAAAAATGATCTTATTACGCTTGAAGCGGAAGATATTCTCGCCAGTCGCGTTTTTCTTGAAGCAACGCCTGATAGTAAACCCAAAGCCAAAAAAGCAGATTGA
- a CDS encoding pyruvate, water dikinase regulatory protein codes for MTPQKRSVFYLSDRTGITAETLGHSLLTQFDGITWSTVNVPFLDDIEQARAVLVQINQAAVDDGYRPLVFSTLLKPEILEVIKQANCRMYDFFETFIRSIEEELHQPFIRIAGRSHGQHHLSYFKRIAAVNYVLAHDDGVNSKHYVDADIILMGVSRSGKTPTCLYLGLQYGIAAANYPLTPDDMSVQQIPKILENVRSKLFGLTLTPAQLHFIRQERRPDSEYASLAQCQRELQWQEALFRQFDIPYLDTTRISIEEISAIILNRCGLRRQLYG; via the coding sequence ATGACGCCGCAGAAACGCAGTGTTTTTTACTTGTCCGACCGTACCGGCATTACCGCGGAAACACTCGGACACAGTCTGCTAACGCAATTTGACGGAATCACGTGGAGCACTGTCAACGTGCCGTTTCTGGATGATATCGAGCAAGCCCGGGCTGTGCTGGTGCAGATTAATCAGGCCGCTGTAGATGATGGTTACCGGCCTTTGGTTTTTAGTACCTTGTTGAAGCCTGAGATTCTCGAAGTGATCAAACAGGCCAACTGCCGCATGTATGATTTTTTTGAAACTTTTATTCGTTCCATCGAAGAGGAACTGCATCAGCCATTTATACGCATAGCCGGGCGTTCCCATGGCCAGCATCATCTATCGTATTTCAAACGTATTGCCGCGGTTAATTATGTGCTGGCGCATGATGACGGTGTCAATTCCAAGCATTACGTTGATGCCGATATCATTCTGATGGGTGTCTCGCGTTCCGGTAAAACGCCCACTTGTCTTTACTTGGGATTGCAGTATGGTATCGCTGCCGCGAATTATCCGCTAACTCCGGATGACATGAGTGTTCAACAGATTCCCAAGATACTGGAAAATGTGCGCAGTAAACTGTTCGGCTTGACTTTAACGCCGGCGCAGCTGCACTTCATCCGCCAGGAACGTCGCCCCGACAGTGAGTATGCATCGCTCGCGCAATGTCAGCGGGAATTACAATGGCAGGAAGCGCTGTTTCGCCAGTTTGACATTCCCTATTTGGATACCACGCGTATTTCAATTGAAGAAATCAGTGCAATCATATTGAATAGGTGTGGACTGAGAAGGCAATTATATGGGTGA